Genomic DNA from Equus asinus isolate D_3611 breed Donkey chromosome 10, EquAss-T2T_v2, whole genome shotgun sequence:
AATATTTATAGAACAAGGAGTAGTTTTAAGATAACCTGGAAGTTCAGAATACATTTATGATAATGACAGCCTCTGCatttacagttttaaaacaatacaCTTCTAGGCCTCCAACTATACAGGATCTCATtaattggtggtggtggtgagttTGATAGTTTTAATTCCTGCTGCTTCTCATTTGCATCTTTTATGACAAATTCTGCAAGAGCTATAGCACAACTCAGCACATTACACGTGAAAACATTCAGCCTAGGTTTCCCTCTTCTGATGTAACTAACACATACGTGTTAATCTAATGAATCCAAAGCTATTACATTTCTCCAACAAAATCAGGCTAAACTTTGAAGGTCAACCATTTACTTGTAATTTTGCATGATAGTTAAACACTGTTTCCATGTGAACACCTTAATGGCCATCTGATCAGCTGTCTAAACTGACCCATGTTAAATTGAAGATGTTCATTAAAATCCACTTGATTTGCTGGTGGAGGCTGTCTACATTTAGGTCTCAGTCAATACTCTTGGCTTATTCAAAGTGGGTAATTCATCTAGACGACCTTCATGGACCGTTCTAATCCTGAAGTCTCTAATTCCAAATTGAATGTAGCGGGAGCAGAAGCATTTCCATGTCCATGAAAATATTCCTACTTTCAATAGTGTATGAGGATGGTAGCCTTTTTAAACTAGTAAGACTGTTAAGAGCTTTCTGATTTTGCACATATTAGAACGATTTCTGGGTTTTAAATATACTAACATTAGGGTTCAGTTTAGTTTTCCTTTGAATCTTAGACGGCAGGTGTGGTATAATTAAGAATACTTATCcctagttcctggcacagagctcctaaaacactTGGAATTTCCCGAGTGATGTTATTCATTAACAAGCCCCTTTTGCCCATgtctgagtttatgctaatgaggtgactcttggcaCTGGTCACCAGAGGAACTATCAGCCCCACCCCAAGATCTccagggaagggggaagggctGGAAAGTGAGTTCAATAATggatggccaatgatttaatcaatcaagTGTAGGCAGCGAAACTTCCGTAAACAAGGTTAAGGGAGATTTCAGTTTGTTGAACACAACCATGTGCTGGAGAGCGGAGCACCAGgaaagggcatggaagctctgcccacctctcccccaCCACCTCCTTGTCCTATGCATCTcctccatttggctgttcctgggTTGTATTCTTTACAATAAAACTATACTCAtaagtgctttcctgagttttgtgagtcattctagtgcaTTATTGAAACcaaggcggggggcggggtggtggtggtggtgagaagcCCTAATTTTTAGCAGGCTGGGCACAAATGCAAGTATTCTGGGGACTCCAATTTtggctggtgtctgaagtgggggcagtcttgtggtaCTGATCACCTAACTTGAGAAGTCCATGCTAACTCTGGGTAGTGCCAGAAGTGAATTgttggacacccagttggtgttggGGAATTGAAGAACTAATATTAGAACAGGGGAAACAGGAGAGGCTCTCCTATCATTCTCCAGTGCACCTGGGATTCCTGTGATGACCAGTGTCTGGCACTCTACTGCCCAGTTGTCACACTGTAGATGTAGCCAAACACCCCAGTAGGAGTAAACTGGGAGgaacaaaatatatatacttcAGTACTTtaagtaaatatacaaaatggTTTTTAACAGCTGttttatattatatgtaaaatgctttGCAAACTGCAAACTGCTAGTTAACATAAGGTTTATCACCATGTAGGtagctttcctctccttctgcaaTTAAATTAACTGGCATTTGGAGCATATCCATATagcctttatatttttttttggaaaaataaaatgaactataTCTGCCCTTCAAACCTGTCTTGAAAGGCCTTGCCAAATCTGAAAATTCAAATGATAATTTTAACACTTTGTTGTGCCTTTTTCCCTGATCTCTACCTTGTGGTCAGAGCTCTTGAaagattatgtttaaaaataaatcttgtttCATACCTTGGCTTAAGGGCACAGCATGAGCTATTTTCAGCATTCAGAATTCACTAGATACTAACTAGTAATTTACATACTTGAGACCACTATTtgtcagggatttttttttttaacaactaacTCAGGAACATGGACAtcttaaagcaaacaaaattcaaTGTGATGTAATTTAATTCTATCAGTATTTTctgacttgaaagaaaaaaaaaaaatatatatatatatatataagtaagcTTTGCAGTAGGTACCCAACTGCCAAACACAATAGACTTGGAAATGCTCACACACTTTTttgatcttaaaataaaaacacaacctCCTATTCCTTTTGTCTCTAAATCTGTGACTTCTCCCGTTGTGGTAAGCCTTTCTCTTCAGTGTATTTCATAAATGTGATACCATTTAACATCAGGATTACCAAAGGGGGATAAGCTGAATTGATCTTTTAAATTTAACACCCTAATAAGCAGAGAAAGTATTTTTAGAATAGGCTCTACTAAAAAATTCCATTGGCTGTTGTGCCCCACCATTTAAGAACTGCAAATAAcaacctcttcctccttcctttcttttgaaCCGATTTTTGGGGACTGGAGGTGTGTACTGACAATTTTATATTTCAACTCATGTATCAGTCATGTTAATATAGGTAACATAAAATCATCTtaatacagatgagaaaacatctCTGACCACGAATCAACTTCCACactggtgattaaaaaaaaaaaaaaaaaaaaaaaagagtcaagaccaccataattttaaagtttactttaaaaatgcaaatatctcccAATATTTAACAGGTAAAGAATATAGCATATTGGTTTATTTTATGTggttgttatattttattttccaagtaaTACTGATTAAAAATATGTACACATCTACTTTTAAGTCCACAGTTTAGCACTCTTATTTGTATGGCTTTAAAAGTTATAGCACAGGATCTTTACATTAAGGATCGGGGAAAAAGATTCATTCAAAACAAAGCCTGATATATTATATACATGTTTTTCTCTGTACTTTActttaaatacattaatttttaacTGATGCTCATCTTATTTTCATCTGATGGTAAAATACTAGTGCAActtttcatcaaaataaactTTACCACAGATACAAATGAATTTTCCCAATTGAAAATGGCCCTTCAGCTGCCATTAAATGAAATTTGTCAACTTAAGTGAAAAAGAATTGGTAGTTGTCATTACTAAGCAAAAATATAAAGTACTATAGCATCACCTACATTGCTCCTTACAACACAAACTTTTAAAGAACCAGAGATGCTTTATAGAAGTTTAGTTGGTTTTGAAAAGGCACATgggtgtggattttttttttttttacattctagAAATTTTGCCACCACCACTCTGTTTCTGTTGTATAGATGACATCTGTGACTATTGGGATAGACAACAACGTTGTTCAAACTAAAGAAAGCCAGAAACCAAAATTTAACTGCACAGTAACAATGCACTTTTCTTCATGCAGCCTTGTGTTTCCTATATCAATTTTCTAACATGCATTAGAATACATAACCTTGTATTCTAATGAATTTGTTTGATTTTACAATACATAAAAAATTTGAGGAAGGACATGACctaggaaagagagaagggagaaccCTTACCACAATGAAAATAGATACATTCGTACCCAACTACATAAGAAGAATATAATCCATTTAagtttccagaaataaaattctcaaaatttcCCATTCACTTACGGGAAAGATCCCTCCTCTGTGGCATTAAGTGGGGGAAATCGGTTTGTTTCAACAGAAACAGTTCAGCGCAACAGGAAGAAGTTTAACTTTGGTCCACTTGTCTGTTAGCTTAAGGACAGTCACACTGCCCATCATGAGTTCAAAAAcccaaaacataaatttaaaaatatattcatttgttatttcattCTAGAACCGGCATAGGTGTTCTGTTCTCGTTCCCTGACCTTTCAGCTTGGGAATCCATTGTTGGTTTGGTCTCTAAACCCTCAGCATCTTCGTGATCTTCTCTGGCAGCCTCAGCAGCATCTACTTGGCTaggctctctctcttcctggttcatGATTTCAGGGGACACTTGATCCAAGTCTGCTTCTAGAAGCTCAGTTTGTACTTCCACTGGCATCTGATTTACCCGTTCAACATGCAGTTCCTCTACATGTACTTCGGTACCTTCTTCAGTCTGAATTCGACCCACTTCTAGATAACTCACCTGGACCTGCTCTGGAAGCTCACTCATATGTGAATCGTGTACTTGGCTGTCCTGGAGCAGATCTGGATGGACCTGTTCCACAGTCACCTGTGCTGAATCCACCTGAACCTGAAGCAATGGTAACACATGCACCTTCCCAACTTGTTCTATAATAGTCATTGATGTCACAGGTTCAGTTTGCACACGTGTTTCTACTGAAAGAACTTCTTCAGTTACTAGACGCTCTGAAATATTATGAGTATCGCTGAGATGCCTCCTTAATTCATTTCCTTGCATAAACCACAAGTCACACAAAGTACAATGGTTGGGTTTATCTCCAGTGTGTATTACCAAGTGATCTTTGAACTGGTCCCAGCTGTTAAACACACTGTTACAGACCTAAAATAACCAAACATATGGTATTAACAACACTTATATTCAAACTAAAGGAAATACGGATGCTTTATTCTCTGTAAGGAAAAAGTTGAAGATCTTTCTGAAAATGTCGTGAATATGATACTTGTAATATAATCTGGTCCAAGAGATTTTGTAACTCTTTTATTTGGTCTTTTAGCTGATGTAGCTaacaatttaaatacattttgggAAACGTAATATTGCCTTCATTGTTTAAGATGTCATATGAATTCTAGGAGTATAAAGTAGCAATATTATATTTTCTCCAGAATATCAACATTTAGAACAATTACATTATTTGGGATAAATATACATGAATCATGGAAGAAGAGGCAATTACATTTGGTCCGCCTTCCCCTGCCTCACCCGTGAATTCTAATGATTTCTCCATGGTTAAGAATAACCATAGTTTCAGACTACCCGTTATTTAGGACATTATTTTACTGACAATGGTGTCATCTAGGGTTGGGTTAAAAAAACACTACTCTCATCTCccttaaaaaaatcaagacaatGATGTAATCTTTACCttcatttctttccaaagggtcagctCTACACCTTTGCTCTAGACTCTGTTATCCTTTACTCTAAATGCTTTCAAACACAGACGCCTTTGCTGTGAATACACTCACACATACCTGACATTCATAaagcttctttcttcccttttttgcccCCACTCCAGTTTGGCACGCAGTCAGGTGACACTTGAGGGTGCTATTTCTAGCAAATCGTTCATGACAATTTGGACATTCAAAAGGTTTTTCACCTATTAgaatagaaaaaattatattgacaaattaagaaaaatagaaaaagcaattaaagtttttttatttttggttaatTGTAATAGCACCTTCTTAAAAGGAAGATTGGAATTTATAATTCAGATGTTTCTACCATATCCAAAAGAtttttctagaagtggaattaagTTTTCAGTGATTATTATAATTGTACCTGTGCtctgacaaagaaataaaatttgaatctgAATTCTATCCCATGTTTTTGCATATCATAAAAAACTGTATGTTTTCCCTTAGATAAAAATCAAGATCAATCTCTATTTTGGGGAAATACATTGCTAACCATTCCGTAAGAATgttttgagcacttactgtgtgccagaccatGTGCTAGGTGATTAAGATAAACaaactgtccttttttttttaagattggcatctgaactAATAACcgttgacagttttttttcttttctgttttttctccccaaatccccccagtagatagttgcatatttttttagttgtgggtccttgtagttgtggcatgtgggctgctccctcagcatggcctgatgagtggtgccatgtccgtgcccagagtctgaaccagcaaaaccctgggccgccgaagtggagcgtgagaacttaaccacctggccacagggctggccccaaactatCCTTGTTTTTAAAACCTTCATATCACAGGCCAGGGTACTTCAGGAaggtaaaatacttaaaaataaacaaatgcaatGCACTGTAGAAGGTCTGTTACAGAAATGAGGACCATGGAAAACGTACTGCAGCAGCACAAAGCAGGAGAGTGGTTAATTCTGCCTGGAATGgaatcagagaaggaaaggaaagaaatttattcTAGGCAGAggcacagaaatataaaatagcatGGTCAGTGAGGAGTAAGGAGGAAGCTCAATAATGACTCCCAGATCTATGGCTTAGAATATCAACCAGAATAAAGAACACAGAAGTCTAAGTAGGTTTGCTGTGGGGTGTGCTGGGAAGGATTATAAATTCAGTCTTATGTCTGTTGAGTTTGAGAGCAAAGTGGAAAATTCCAGTAGACAGTTGTATGGACAAATCCGGAGCCAAATAGAGGGTGGACTGACATAGAGACTAGGAGTTACTTTAGGCGGTAATAAAAACCTTTGATGTGGATAAAACTCCCAGTATGTTATGTGATTAACAGAATCAAGGCCAGATCCCAATGAAATGCCAAGTTAAATCAGCAGGTAGATGAGgcagcaaagaaaatggaaataacagccagaagtagaaggaaagaacacTGAgggaaattaaggaagaaatttcAGGAAGGAGAGGGTAGTAAACAGTACCAAACTGAACAGAGATGTCACATAGGGTAACAACTCTCGCAAGAACAGTGCAAGCGGTGTGGTGGGATCAGGAGTCAGACTACAGTGGGATGAGGGAGAGTGAGTGAGAGGCAAGACAATGAAAACAGTCAGTGCAGAAATTCTTTCAGGAAGGCTAGGACATAAAGAGGAAAGGTGGGAGAGAGGTACAAGTCATTAACAGATTCAAGCCAGAAAAgagtcattatttatttattgaagggGAAGAAGCcagtggaggaggaaaggagtaGGAATGATACATGAAGCAGAGTCTTCAAGGAGACATCAAGGTGTGGGATCCAGGGCTgaccatgaaaaagaaaagggaaatatctTTCTCTGTAATAAAAAAGGAAGCGACAAAGATGGAAGTTTACTGCACAGGTAAGTTAGGGATAAGAAGACAGCTATGTCATCTTCTGGGGTCTTGAGTGCTGCACTGAAGGTCTagaatagaaattatgaaaagaaagatataaatcCGACACCAAAAGGCCTAACTTAAGGTCTAATAGGAATTTTTTCCAGCAGCGCTCAGCAGGGAGTAGGAGTAAATGACTGCAATAATACCAGGATGGAGGGTTTTTTAGAGTAAGGGGGTTAAGAAGCCAAGGGAATGTGCTTAGAGTACAAGAAAAAGTGACTCAAGTTGTATACAATGAGCACAAGACAAGACAGAGAAAATAGGGCAGTAAGCTAGGTGAAATGGGATATGGAAGGACTGGAAGGCTAAATGAGGGAGAGTCTAACAGTTAGagtaaggaaagaagagagaattcaaaagacAGGATGATGCTTGTAGGGAATGGGCCCCAGTGATGATGAGGTACTAGTCGTGACCCTTATAACTAGGCACAACAGACAGTCAAGTAACTTTGAGCCGTGATTTCTTTCCCTGACAAAACTCCAGCTTATTTTTTGTGTAAACGAGATGAAAAAACTAATTTGAGAGAGAAGACCTAATCACCTAGAATTAGTGTTGGTACAGAAACTCCTTTTCAACTCCCCAAATGTTGGGAGATATTGCTAAATAAAATTGTTAAGTTTTGGATTTTGGtagtatattatttttcaatataaatgAAACCTACAAATACAAATTGGCACAGCCTCTTTAAAGAgcaatttgacaatattttccaagatttaaaatgcacatattcTTTGATTTGGCAATTCtgctcttaaaaattaaattacttgaACATGCACACAAAGATACATACAAGTATGCTTATTGCAGTATAGTTTACAGtatagcaaaatattagcaacaaCCTAAA
This window encodes:
- the ZNF131 gene encoding zinc finger protein 131 isoform X5 produces the protein MKSHSTESFKCEICNKRYLRESAWKQHLNCYHLEEGGVSKKQRTGKKIHICQYCEKQFDHFGHFKEHLRKHTGEKPFECPNCHERFARNSTLKCHLTACQTGVGAKKGRKKLYECQVCNSVFNSWDQFKDHLVIHTGDKPNHCTLCDLWFMQGNELRRHLSDTHNISERLVTEEVLSVETRVQTEPVTSMTIIEQVGKVHVLPLLQVQVDSAQVTVEQVHPDLLQDSQVHDSHMSELPEQVQVSYLEVGRIQTEEGTEVHVEELHVERVNQMPVEVQTELLEADLDQVSPEIMNQEEREPSQVDAAEAAREDHEDAEGLETKPTMDSQAERSGNENRTPMPVLE
- the ZNF131 gene encoding zinc finger protein 131 isoform X4, translated to MVDIPSVFLLVSEMPHSGVSKMAFRHLIEFTYTAKLMIQGEEEANDVWKAAEFLQMLEAIKALEVRNKENSAPLEETTTGKSEAKKRKIAETSNVITESLPSAESEPVEIEVEIAEGTIEVEDEGIDTLEEVASAKQSIKYIQSTGSSDDSALALLADITSKYRQGDRKGQIKDEDGCASDPTSKQEHMKSHSTESFKCEICNKRYLRESAWKQHLNCYHLEEGGVSKKQRTGKKIHICQYCEKQFDHFGHFKEHLRKHTGEKPFECPNCHERFARNSTLKCHLTACQTGVGAKKGRKKLYECQVCNSVFNSWDQFKDHLVIHTGDKPNHCTLCDLWFMQGNELRRHLSDTHNISERLVTEEVLSVETRVQTEPVTSMTIIEQVGKVHVLPLLQVQVDSAQVTVEQVHPDLLQDSQVHDSHMSELPEQVQVSYLEVGRIQTEEGTEVHVEELHVERVNQMPVEVQTELLEADLDQVSPEIMNQEEREPSQVDAAEAAREDHEDAEGLETKPTMDSQAERSGNENRTPMPVLE